The Streptomyces nitrosporeus genome includes a window with the following:
- a CDS encoding acyl-CoA dehydrogenase family protein, translating to MAATTHTVTNQVPPLVGYDVFAADRVLAEAVGRHLEPGLLDEARRELGELGRAAGSAQAQAWGGQANEYPPKLRTHDRYGHRLDEVEFHPAWHRLLGHAVSAGLTDAWGRPGGHVRRAAGFLVWTQAEAGHGCPLSMTHAAVPALRTDPVLAAEWEPLLTSHVYEEGLRPAREKPGVIFGMGMTEKQGGTDVRANTTRAEPLSVDGEYLLTGHKWFCSAPMSDGFLVLAQAPGGLSCFLVPRVLADGARNVFAIQRLKDKLGNRSNASAEVEFDGTWARRVGEEGRGVRTIIEMVAATRLDCVLGSAALMRQAVAQAVHHSAYRSAFGGLLIEKPLMRNVLADLAVESEAATTLGLRLAAAYDADTEQERAFLRIAVPVAKYWVTKRCSAVVGEALECLGGNGYVEESGMPRLLREAPLNSIWEGSGNVQALDVLRAIGREPRALDAFLQEVGEARGADHRLDAAVRDLLTDLADLGSAETRARRLAERMALVLQGSLLLRWAPAGVADAFCASRLGGDWGSAFGTLPHGLDLASVVERARPVAD from the coding sequence ATGGCAGCAACCACCCACACAGTGACCAACCAGGTCCCGCCGCTGGTCGGCTACGACGTCTTCGCCGCCGACCGGGTGCTGGCGGAGGCCGTCGGACGGCATCTGGAGCCCGGACTCCTCGACGAGGCCCGCCGGGAACTCGGAGAACTCGGCCGCGCGGCCGGTTCGGCCCAGGCACAGGCATGGGGCGGGCAGGCGAACGAGTACCCGCCGAAGCTGCGCACCCACGACCGGTACGGGCACCGCCTCGACGAGGTGGAGTTCCACCCCGCCTGGCACCGGCTGCTGGGGCACGCCGTGTCGGCCGGGCTGACCGACGCGTGGGGGCGCCCCGGAGGGCATGTGCGGCGGGCCGCCGGGTTCCTCGTGTGGACCCAGGCCGAGGCGGGGCACGGCTGCCCCCTGTCGATGACGCACGCGGCCGTGCCGGCGCTGCGGACCGACCCGGTGCTGGCCGCCGAGTGGGAGCCCCTGCTGACCTCGCACGTCTACGAGGAGGGGCTGCGGCCCGCCCGGGAGAAGCCCGGGGTGATCTTCGGGATGGGCATGACGGAGAAGCAGGGCGGCACGGACGTACGCGCCAACACGACCCGGGCCGAGCCGCTGTCCGTGGACGGGGAGTACCTCCTGACCGGGCACAAGTGGTTCTGTTCGGCGCCCATGTCCGACGGGTTCCTCGTGCTGGCGCAGGCGCCGGGCGGGCTGAGCTGCTTCCTCGTCCCGCGGGTCCTGGCGGACGGCGCCCGGAACGTCTTCGCGATCCAGCGGCTCAAGGACAAGCTGGGCAACCGGTCCAACGCCTCCGCCGAGGTCGAGTTCGACGGGACCTGGGCCCGCCGGGTCGGTGAGGAGGGGCGCGGGGTGCGCACCATCATCGAGATGGTGGCCGCGACCCGGCTGGACTGTGTGCTCGGGTCGGCGGCACTGATGCGGCAGGCGGTGGCGCAGGCCGTCCACCACAGCGCGTATCGCAGCGCGTTCGGCGGGCTGCTGATCGAGAAGCCGCTGATGCGCAACGTGCTGGCGGATCTCGCGGTGGAGTCGGAGGCGGCGACGACCCTGGGGCTGCGGCTGGCCGCCGCCTACGACGCGGACACCGAGCAGGAGCGGGCGTTCCTGCGGATCGCCGTGCCGGTCGCCAAGTACTGGGTGACGAAGCGGTGCTCCGCGGTCGTCGGCGAGGCGCTGGAGTGCCTGGGCGGCAACGGTTACGTCGAGGAGTCCGGGATGCCCCGGCTGCTGCGGGAGGCGCCGCTCAACTCGATCTGGGAGGGTTCGGGCAACGTCCAGGCGCTGGACGTGCTGCGGGCGATCGGGCGGGAGCCCCGGGCGCTGGACGCCTTCCTCCAGGAGGTGGGCGAGGCCCGCGGCGCGGACCACCGGCTCGACGCGGCGGTCAGGGACCTGCTGACCGACCTGGCGGACCTGGGCTCCGCCGAGACGCGGGCGAGGCGGCTGGCGGAGCGGATGGCGCTGGTGCTCCAGGGTTCCCTGCTGCTGCGCTGGGCTCCGGCCGGGGTCGCGGACGCGTTCTGCGCCTCACGGCTGGGCGGGGACTGGGGTTCGGCCTTCGGGACGTTGCCGCACGGTCTGGACCTGGCCTCGGTGGTGGAGCGCGCGCGGCCGGTGGCGGACTGA
- a CDS encoding GAF domain-containing protein, translating to METRPAVRPAVGGPDRPVHRAREARLGGDRRVPAPRAEIDASWERMLRSGVDPEKSPESELLEADEIEHRRRSTVLGEVMPLLREGLASIADAAQQILVVTDPEGRVLWRQGHPAVMRLAKDICLEEGAAWSETTTGTNAIGTSLATRTPVQVHSAEHFVRALHGWTCAAAPMRDPRDGRLIGIVDISGPASTFHPATLALVGSVAALAESELRARHLVAIERLRSVAAPLLCRLEGGAMAVDTHGWLAAVSGMPPVDRLPLPKSLRPGPVWLASLGMCQVEPLPGGWLVRVAEDRDEPSPRRVVLDLSRDRGFSAHVVGPVGTWTVRLSPRHAELLYALALHRQGRTASELAQDLFGDPTRTVTVRAEISRLRRSMAEVLSHRPYRFGEGVEVEVVHPDQPADLLPRSTAPVVVRARTSAERV from the coding sequence ATGGAGACACGTCCTGCCGTCCGGCCCGCCGTCGGTGGCCCGGACCGCCCGGTGCACCGGGCCCGTGAGGCCAGGCTGGGGGGTGACCGGAGGGTGCCGGCGCCGCGTGCCGAGATCGACGCGTCCTGGGAGCGGATGCTGCGCAGCGGTGTCGACCCGGAGAAGTCCCCGGAGAGCGAGCTGCTGGAGGCCGACGAGATCGAGCACCGGCGCAGGAGCACGGTGCTCGGCGAGGTGATGCCGCTGCTGCGTGAGGGGCTGGCCTCGATCGCGGACGCCGCGCAGCAGATCCTGGTCGTCACCGATCCCGAGGGGCGGGTCCTGTGGCGGCAGGGCCACCCGGCCGTGATGCGGCTGGCCAAGGACATCTGCCTGGAGGAGGGGGCCGCCTGGTCGGAGACGACGACCGGGACGAACGCCATCGGGACCTCGCTCGCGACCCGGACGCCCGTCCAGGTCCATTCCGCGGAGCACTTCGTCCGCGCCCTGCACGGCTGGACGTGCGCGGCGGCCCCGATGCGTGACCCGCGGGACGGGCGGCTGATCGGCATCGTCGACATCAGCGGTCCCGCGTCCACCTTCCATCCGGCGACGCTCGCCCTGGTCGGCTCGGTGGCCGCACTCGCGGAGAGCGAGCTGCGCGCCCGGCACCTGGTGGCGATCGAGCGGCTGCGTTCGGTGGCCGCCCCGCTCCTGTGCCGGCTGGAGGGGGGCGCCATGGCGGTGGACACCCACGGCTGGCTGGCGGCGGTCAGCGGGATGCCGCCCGTGGACCGGCTGCCGCTGCCGAAGTCGCTCCGGCCGGGCCCGGTCTGGCTGGCGTCCCTGGGGATGTGCCAGGTCGAGCCGCTGCCGGGCGGGTGGCTGGTCCGGGTGGCGGAGGACCGGGACGAGCCCTCCCCGCGCCGGGTGGTGCTGGACCTGAGCCGGGACCGGGGGTTCTCGGCCCATGTGGTGGGGCCGGTGGGCACCTGGACGGTGCGTCTCTCGCCCCGGCACGCGGAACTGCTGTACGCGCTGGCACTGCACCGCCAGGGGCGTACCGCCTCGGAGCTGGCCCAGGACCTGTTCGGCGACCCGACCAGGACGGTCACGGTGCGGGCGGAGATCTCGCGACTGCGGCGCAGCATGGCCGAGGTGCTGTCCCACCGCCCGTACCGTTTCGGGGAGGGGGTCGAGGTGGAGGTGGTCCACCCCGACCAGCCGGCCGACCTGTTGCCGCGTTCGACGGCCCCGGTGGTGGTCAGGGCGCGTACGTCCGCGGAGCGGGTCTGA
- a CDS encoding GNAT family N-acetyltransferase: MSDSTAPASPGVPASEVTVWSLEQTSPSDLRPSAAPGDGVRIVRSQTPLPEFSRFLYTAVGGDIRWTDRLGLTYAQWEEILQRPGAETWVAYEHGTPAGFIELDAQDDGVVEVAYFGLIPAFRGRRIGGHLLSYGVARAWDLAERHEGRKPTARVWVHTCSDDGPYAMDNYLRRGFRLFDTRTEPESAAAAPGPWPGAHPAADA, encoded by the coding sequence ATGAGCGACAGCACCGCCCCCGCCTCCCCCGGGGTCCCCGCCTCCGAGGTGACCGTCTGGTCACTGGAGCAGACCTCCCCCTCGGATCTGCGCCCGTCCGCCGCACCGGGCGACGGTGTACGGATCGTCCGGTCACAGACGCCGCTGCCCGAGTTCAGCCGCTTCCTCTACACGGCGGTCGGCGGGGACATCCGGTGGACCGACCGGCTGGGCCTGACCTACGCCCAGTGGGAGGAGATCCTGCAGAGGCCGGGCGCCGAGACCTGGGTGGCCTACGAACACGGCACGCCCGCCGGCTTCATCGAACTGGACGCCCAGGACGACGGCGTGGTCGAGGTGGCCTACTTCGGGCTGATCCCCGCCTTCCGGGGCCGCCGGATCGGCGGGCACCTGCTGTCGTACGGCGTGGCCCGCGCGTGGGACCTGGCCGAGCGGCACGAAGGCCGGAAGCCGACGGCCCGGGTCTGGGTCCACACCTGTTCCGACGACGGTCCGTACGCGATGGACAACTACCTGCGCCGGGGGTTCCGGCTGTTCGACACCAGGACCGAACCGGAATCCGCCGCCGCCGCCCCCGGCCCCTGGCCCGGTGCCCACCCCGCCGCGGACGCCTGA
- a CDS encoding putative leader peptide, producing MSGTGIALVSRRHVDLGRMSSAICPVR from the coding sequence ATGTCTGGAACTGGAATTGCCTTGGTGAGTCGGCGGCACGTCGACCTCGGCCGCATGTCCAGCGCCATCTGTCCGGTCCGCTGA
- a CDS encoding nitrite/sulfite reductase, whose protein sequence is MASTEQPASVTPRRKAGRHRGEGQWAMGHFTPLNGNEQFKKDDDSLNVRTRIETIYSKRGFDSIDPTDLRGRMRWWGLYTQRRAGIDGGKTAILEPEELEDSYFMLRVRIDGGKLTTAQLRVIGEVSEEYARGTADITDRQNIQMHWIRIEDVPAIWEKLEAVGLSTTEACGDCPRVIIGSPVAGIAADEIIDGSPAVDEIHERYIGSPEFSNLPRKFKTAISGSPVQDVVHEINDIAFVGVDHPEHGPGFDLWVGGGLSTNPRLAERLGAWVPLDEVADVWAGVVGIFRDYGYRRLRNRARLKFLVADWGVAKFRQVLEDEYLKRPLLDGPAPAEPSSRWRDHIGVHQQQDGRFYVGFAPRVGRVDGSTLAKIADLAEAHGSGRVRTTVEQKLIVLDVEQDQVESLTAGLESLDFQVHPSPFRRGTMACTGIEFCKLAIVDTKGRGASLIDELERRLPDFDEPITININGCPNACARIQTADIGLKGQLMLDSDGNQVEGFQVHLGGALGLDAGFGRKVRGLKVTSAELPDYVERVLGKFQEEREEGERFATWAARAGAESLS, encoded by the coding sequence ATGGCCAGCACCGAACAGCCTGCCTCCGTCACGCCCCGCCGCAAGGCCGGGCGGCATCGCGGTGAGGGTCAGTGGGCCATGGGGCACTTCACCCCGCTCAACGGGAACGAGCAGTTCAAGAAGGACGACGACAGTCTCAATGTGCGGACACGTATTGAGACGATCTACTCCAAGCGCGGCTTCGACTCGATCGACCCCACCGACCTCCGCGGCCGGATGCGCTGGTGGGGCCTGTACACGCAGCGCCGGGCGGGCATCGACGGCGGGAAGACCGCGATCCTGGAGCCGGAGGAGCTCGAGGACTCGTACTTCATGCTGCGGGTGCGCATCGACGGCGGGAAGCTGACGACCGCTCAGCTGCGGGTGATCGGTGAGGTCTCCGAGGAGTACGCCCGCGGCACCGCCGACATCACCGACCGGCAGAACATCCAGATGCACTGGATCCGCATCGAGGACGTCCCCGCGATCTGGGAGAAGCTGGAGGCGGTCGGCCTCTCCACCACCGAGGCGTGCGGTGACTGCCCGCGTGTGATCATCGGTTCGCCGGTGGCCGGTATCGCCGCGGACGAGATCATCGACGGCTCCCCGGCCGTCGACGAGATCCACGAGCGGTACATCGGCAGCCCGGAGTTCTCCAACCTGCCGCGCAAGTTCAAGACCGCGATCTCCGGTTCCCCCGTGCAGGACGTGGTGCACGAGATCAACGACATCGCGTTCGTCGGGGTCGACCACCCGGAGCACGGCCCCGGCTTCGACCTCTGGGTCGGCGGCGGCCTGTCCACCAACCCGCGGCTGGCCGAACGCCTCGGCGCCTGGGTGCCGCTGGACGAGGTCGCCGACGTGTGGGCCGGTGTCGTCGGCATCTTCCGCGACTACGGCTACCGCCGGCTGCGCAACCGGGCGCGCCTGAAGTTCCTCGTCGCGGACTGGGGCGTCGCGAAGTTCCGCCAGGTGCTGGAGGACGAGTACCTGAAGCGCCCGCTGCTGGACGGCCCGGCCCCCGCGGAGCCCTCCTCCCGCTGGCGCGACCACATCGGCGTCCACCAGCAGCAGGACGGCCGCTTCTACGTGGGCTTCGCGCCGCGCGTCGGCCGGGTGGACGGCTCCACCCTGGCCAAGATCGCGGACCTGGCCGAGGCGCACGGGTCGGGCCGGGTGCGGACCACCGTGGAGCAGAAGCTGATCGTCCTGGACGTGGAGCAGGACCAGGTGGAGTCGCTGACCGCGGGCCTGGAGTCGCTGGACTTCCAGGTGCACCCGTCGCCGTTCCGGCGCGGCACCATGGCCTGCACCGGCATCGAGTTCTGCAAGCTGGCGATCGTCGACACCAAGGGCCGGGGCGCCTCGCTCATCGACGAACTGGAGCGCCGCCTCCCGGACTTCGACGAGCCGATCACCATCAACATCAACGGCTGCCCCAACGCCTGCGCACGTATCCAGACCGCCGACATCGGTCTGAAGGGCCAGCTGATGCTGGACTCCGACGGCAACCAGGTCGAGGGGTTCCAGGTGCACCTCGGCGGCGCCCTCGGCCTCGACGCCGGCTTCGGCCGCAAGGTCCGCGGACTGAAGGTCACCTCCGCCGAACTCCCGGACTACGTCGAGCGGGTGCTCGGGAAGTTCCAGGAGGAGCGCGAGGAGGGCGAGCGCTTCGCGACCTGGGCGGCCCGCGCCGGTGCGGAGTCGCTGTCGTGA
- a CDS encoding IS1 family transposase — MSGRAAPFHCPYCGEEDLRPHEAGHGAWECASCNRAFQLKFLGLLTRGLARNDVEEDGT, encoded by the coding sequence GTGAGCGGACGAGCCGCGCCGTTCCACTGCCCGTACTGCGGCGAGGAGGACCTGCGCCCGCACGAGGCGGGTCACGGCGCCTGGGAATGCGCGTCCTGCAATCGTGCGTTCCAGCTGAAGTTCCTGGGCCTGCTGACCCGAGGACTCGCGCGCAACGACGTTGAAGAGGACGGGACATGA
- a CDS encoding phosphoadenylyl-sulfate reductase, with amino-acid sequence MTNTQVTGELTDEALEELAAQVGRELEDASASDILKWAADTFGARFCVTSSMEDAVVAHLASRVFPGVDVVFLDTGYHFEETIGTRDAVDAVMDVNVITLTPRQSVAEQDAEYGPELHDRDPDLCCALRKVRPLQDGLSGYTAWATGLRRDESPTRANTPVVGWDAKRRKVKVSPIARWTQDDVDAYVAEHGVLTNPLLMDGYTSVGCAPCTRRVLEGEDARAGRWAGRGKTECGLHG; translated from the coding sequence ATGACGAACACTCAGGTCACCGGCGAGCTCACCGACGAGGCCCTGGAGGAGCTGGCCGCACAGGTCGGCCGCGAGCTGGAGGACGCCTCCGCGTCCGACATCCTGAAGTGGGCCGCCGACACCTTCGGGGCGCGCTTCTGCGTCACCTCCTCGATGGAGGACGCGGTCGTCGCACACCTCGCCTCGCGGGTGTTCCCCGGGGTGGACGTGGTGTTCCTGGACACCGGCTACCACTTCGAGGAGACCATCGGCACCCGTGACGCGGTCGACGCCGTGATGGACGTCAACGTCATCACGCTGACGCCCCGTCAGAGCGTGGCCGAGCAGGACGCGGAGTACGGCCCGGAGCTGCACGACCGGGACCCCGACCTGTGCTGCGCGCTGCGCAAGGTGCGGCCGCTCCAGGACGGGCTGAGCGGTTACACCGCGTGGGCGACGGGTCTGCGCCGCGACGAGTCCCCGACCCGGGCGAACACCCCGGTGGTCGGCTGGGACGCCAAGCGCCGCAAGGTCAAGGTCTCCCCGATCGCCCGCTGGACGCAGGACGACGTGGACGCCTACGTCGCCGAGCACGGGGTGCTGACCAACCCGCTGCTGATGGACGGTTACACCTCCGTCGGCTGCGCGCCCTGCACCCGCCGGGTGCTGGAGGGCGAGGACGCGCGGGCCGGCCGATGGGCCGGACGCGGCAAGACCGAATGCGGGCTGCACGGCTGA
- the cysC gene encoding adenylyl-sulfate kinase yields the protein MSVTETGATVWLTGLPSAGKTTIAYELAARLRGEGHRVEVLDGDEIREFLSAGLGFSREDRHTNVQRIGFVAGLLAANGVKVLVPVIAPYADSRDAVRGRHLTEGTAYLEVHVATPVEVCSVRDVKGLYARQAAGEISGLTGVDDPYEAPESPDLRIESHRQTVQESAAALHALLTERGLA from the coding sequence ATGAGCGTGACGGAGACGGGAGCCACCGTGTGGCTGACCGGTCTGCCGAGCGCGGGCAAGACCACCATCGCCTACGAGCTGGCCGCCCGGCTGCGCGGCGAGGGCCACCGGGTGGAGGTGCTGGACGGTGACGAGATCAGGGAGTTCCTCTCCGCGGGTCTCGGCTTCTCCCGCGAGGACCGGCACACCAACGTGCAGCGCATCGGCTTCGTCGCCGGACTGCTCGCGGCCAACGGTGTGAAGGTGCTCGTCCCCGTCATCGCCCCGTACGCCGACAGCCGTGACGCGGTCCGGGGGCGTCATCTGACCGAGGGCACCGCCTATCTGGAGGTGCATGTCGCGACTCCGGTCGAGGTGTGCTCGGTCCGTGACGTGAAGGGGCTGTACGCCAGGCAGGCGGCGGGTGAGATCAGCGGGCTGACCGGGGTCGACGACCCCTACGAGGCCCCCGAGTCGCCGGACCTGCGCATCGAGTCGCACCGGCAGACCGTGCAGGAGTCCGCCGCGGCGCTGCACGCGCTGCTCACCGAGAGGGGTCTGGCGTGA
- the cysD gene encoding sulfate adenylyltransferase subunit CysD has product MSAVVTVPEGTDHPYALSHLDSLESEAVHIFREVAGEFERPVILFSGGKDSILMLHLALKAFAPAPVPFSLLHVDTGHNFPEVLEYRDRTVAEHGLRLHVASVQEYIDAGKLRERPDGTRNPLQTVPLTEAIQHHRFDAVFGGGRRDEEKARAKERVFSLRDEFSQWDPRRQRPELWQLYNGRHAPGEHVRVFPLSNWTELDVWQYIAREGVELPGIYFAHEREVFARNGMWLTAGDWGGPRDHERTEVRQVRYRTVGDMSCTGAVDSDATTLDAVITEIAASRLTERGATRADDKMSEAAMEDRKREGYF; this is encoded by the coding sequence GTGAGTGCCGTCGTCACCGTGCCGGAGGGCACCGATCACCCGTACGCGCTCAGTCATCTGGACTCGCTGGAGTCGGAGGCGGTGCACATCTTCCGTGAGGTGGCGGGGGAGTTCGAGCGGCCGGTGATCCTGTTCTCCGGCGGCAAGGACTCGATCCTGATGCTGCATCTGGCGCTGAAGGCGTTCGCTCCGGCGCCGGTGCCCTTCTCGCTGCTCCATGTGGACACCGGGCACAACTTCCCCGAGGTCCTGGAGTACCGCGACCGTACCGTGGCGGAGCACGGGCTGCGGCTGCACGTGGCCTCGGTCCAGGAGTACATCGACGCGGGGAAGCTGCGGGAGCGTCCCGACGGGACGCGCAACCCCTTGCAGACCGTGCCGCTGACCGAGGCGATCCAGCACCACCGCTTCGACGCGGTGTTCGGCGGCGGGCGGCGTGACGAGGAGAAGGCCCGCGCGAAGGAGCGTGTCTTCTCGCTGCGGGACGAGTTCTCCCAGTGGGACCCCCGCCGTCAGCGCCCCGAGCTGTGGCAGCTCTACAACGGCCGCCACGCCCCCGGGGAGCATGTGCGGGTCTTCCCCCTCTCCAACTGGACCGAGCTGGACGTGTGGCAGTACATCGCCCGGGAGGGCGTCGAGCTGCCCGGCATCTACTTCGCCCACGAGCGCGAGGTCTTCGCCCGTAACGGGATGTGGCTGACCGCCGGCGACTGGGGCGGCCCCCGGGACCACGAGAGGACCGAGGTCCGCCAGGTCCGCTACCGCACCGTCGGCGACATGTCCTGCACCGGCGCCGTCGACTCCGACGCCACCACCCTGGACGCCGTCATCACCGAGATCGCCGCCTCCCGGCTCACCGAACGCGGCGCCACCCGCGCCGACGACAAGATGTCCGAAGCCGCGATGGAAGACCGCAAGCGCGAAGGGTACTTCTAG
- a CDS encoding sulfate adenylyltransferase subunit 1 — translation MTVTEQLSATTLLRFATAGSVDDGKSTLVGRLLHDSKSVLTDQLEAVEHASRNRGQEAPDLALLTDGLRAEREQGITIDVAYRYFATPRRRFILADTPGHVQYTRNMVTGASTAELAVVLVDARNGVVEQTRRHAAVAALLRVPHVVLAVNKMDLVDYAEPVFAKTAEEFTAYAASLGVPEITAIPISALAGDNVVEPSAHMDWYGGPTVLEHLETVPVSHDLTECPARFPVQYVIRPQTAEHPDYRGYAGQIASGVLRVGEQVTVLPSGRTSTIAGIDALGESVDIAWAPQSVTLRLTDDLDISRGDLIAPGADAPAVTQDVEATVCHVADRPLTVGQRVLLKHTTRTVKAIVKDIPSRLTLDDLSQHPAPGQLVANDIGRVVIRTAEPLALDAYAASRRTGSFLLIDPADGTTLAAGMAGASFAAVTGQDADGAALDDAEWDF, via the coding sequence ATGACCGTCACCGAGCAGCTCTCGGCCACCACCCTCCTGCGCTTCGCGACCGCCGGTTCCGTCGACGACGGCAAGTCCACCCTGGTGGGACGCCTGCTCCACGACTCCAAGTCGGTCCTGACCGACCAGCTGGAAGCCGTCGAGCACGCCTCCCGCAACCGCGGCCAGGAAGCCCCCGACCTCGCCCTGCTCACCGACGGACTGCGCGCGGAACGCGAACAGGGCATCACCATCGACGTGGCCTACCGCTACTTCGCCACCCCCCGCCGCCGGTTCATCCTCGCCGACACCCCCGGCCACGTGCAGTACACCCGCAACATGGTCACCGGCGCCTCCACCGCCGAACTCGCCGTCGTCCTCGTCGACGCCCGCAACGGCGTCGTCGAACAGACCCGCCGCCACGCCGCCGTCGCCGCACTCCTGCGCGTCCCGCACGTCGTCCTCGCCGTCAACAAGATGGACCTCGTCGACTACGCCGAACCCGTCTTCGCGAAGACCGCCGAGGAGTTCACCGCATACGCCGCCTCCCTGGGCGTACCCGAGATCACCGCCATCCCGATCTCCGCACTCGCCGGCGACAACGTCGTCGAACCCTCCGCCCACATGGACTGGTACGGCGGCCCGACCGTCCTCGAACACCTGGAGACCGTCCCGGTCAGCCACGACCTGACGGAGTGCCCGGCGCGCTTCCCGGTCCAGTACGTGATCCGCCCGCAGACCGCCGAGCACCCCGACTACCGGGGATACGCCGGGCAGATCGCCTCCGGTGTGCTGCGGGTCGGCGAGCAGGTCACCGTGCTGCCCTCGGGACGTACGTCGACGATCGCGGGGATCGACGCCCTGGGCGAGAGCGTGGACATCGCCTGGGCCCCGCAGTCGGTCACCCTGCGGCTCACCGACGACCTGGACATCTCGCGCGGCGACCTGATCGCGCCGGGTGCGGACGCCCCGGCCGTCACCCAGGATGTCGAGGCGACCGTCTGCCATGTCGCGGACCGGCCGCTCACCGTCGGCCAGCGGGTGCTGCTCAAGCACACCACCCGCACCGTCAAGGCGATCGTCAAGGACATCCCCTCGCGGCTCACCCTGGACGACCTCTCCCAGCACCCCGCCCCCGGACAGCTGGTCGCCAACGACATCGGCCGGGTCGTGATACGCACCGCCGAACCCCTCGCCCTCGACGCCTACGCCGCCTCCCGGCGCACCGGCTCGTTCCTCCTGATCGACCCCGCCGACGGCACCACACTCGCGGCCGGCATGGCGGGCGCCTCGTTCGCCGCCGTGACCGGCCAGGACGCCGACGGTGCCGCCCTCGACGACGCGGAGTGGGATTTCTGA
- a CDS encoding aliphatic sulfonate ABC transporter substrate-binding protein, whose protein sequence is MSVPRTTLRRSLAAAAALPLLAVALTACGYGSEAEEDDTKTVSSGGKKLSADTVKIGYFPNLTHATALVGIQEGIIAKELGGTEVKASTFNAGPSEIEALNAGSIDIGFIGPSPSINGYTKSKGQNLRIIGGSASGGVKLVVNPDKIKTLDDLKGKRIATPQLGNTQDVAFLNWISEKGWKVDAQSGKGDVSVVRSDNKVTPDAYRSGSLDGAWVPEPTASKLVSEGAEVLLDESTLWPGNQFVITNIIVSQKFLAEHPDVVEAVLRGTVGTNKWINANPEEAKASANKALEKLTGKPLAAGILDPAWESIEITDDPLAATLDAQAEHAVKAGLLEKPDLAGIYDLKPLNKILKAAGQPEVADAGLGVK, encoded by the coding sequence GTGTCTGTCCCCCGTACCACCCTGCGCCGCAGCCTCGCCGCTGCCGCCGCCCTGCCGCTGCTCGCCGTGGCGCTCACCGCCTGCGGTTACGGTTCCGAAGCGGAGGAGGACGACACCAAGACCGTCTCCTCCGGCGGGAAGAAGCTCTCCGCCGACACCGTGAAGATCGGGTACTTCCCGAACCTCACGCACGCCACCGCCCTGGTCGGCATCCAGGAAGGCATCATCGCCAAGGAGCTGGGCGGCACCGAGGTGAAGGCCTCGACGTTCAACGCCGGCCCCTCCGAGATCGAGGCGCTCAACGCGGGTTCGATCGACATCGGCTTCATCGGCCCCTCCCCCTCGATCAACGGGTACACCAAGTCCAAGGGCCAGAACCTGCGTATCATCGGCGGTTCGGCGTCCGGCGGTGTGAAGCTGGTCGTGAACCCGGACAAGATCAAGACCCTGGACGACCTCAAGGGCAAGAGGATCGCCACCCCGCAGCTCGGCAACACCCAGGACGTGGCCTTCCTCAACTGGATCTCCGAGAAGGGGTGGAAGGTCGACGCGCAGAGCGGCAAGGGCGACGTCTCCGTGGTCCGCTCGGACAACAAGGTGACGCCGGACGCCTACCGGTCCGGTTCGCTGGACGGCGCCTGGGTCCCGGAGCCGACCGCGTCCAAGCTGGTCTCCGAGGGAGCCGAGGTGCTCCTCGACGAGTCGACGCTGTGGCCCGGCAACCAGTTCGTGATCACGAACATCATCGTGTCGCAGAAGTTCCTCGCCGAGCACCCGGACGTCGTGGAGGCCGTGCTGCGCGGCACGGTCGGCACCAACAAGTGGATCAACGCCAACCCGGAGGAGGCGAAGGCCTCCGCCAACAAGGCGCTGGAGAAGCTGACCGGCAAGCCGCTGGCCGCCGGGATCCTCGACCCGGCCTGGGAGTCCATCGAGATCACGGACGACCCGCTGGCCGCGACCCTGGACGCACAGGCCGAGCACGCGGTGAAGGCGGGTCTCCTGGAGAAGCCGGACCTGGCCGGCATCTACGACCTGAAGCCGCTGAACAAGATCCTCAAGGCCGCGGGGCAGCCCGAGGTCGCCGACGCCGGCCTCGGCGTCAAGTAA